One genomic segment of Hevea brasiliensis isolate MT/VB/25A 57/8 chromosome 3, ASM3005281v1, whole genome shotgun sequence includes these proteins:
- the LOC110650002 gene encoding calcium-binding protein CBP isoform X1: MSGYAHPPASFRCRAPPAHQPQTYAADPPNGAPEPSQPCDAPCSAPPPCDKPPKDKPNSYASPPAPGYYPRSAPYGSPFASLVPSAFPPGTDPNVVAGFRLADQDGSGFIDDKELQRVLSSCDQSFSLRTVRLLMYHFTNTNTRKIGPKEFTSVYYSLQNWRAMFERFDKDRSGRIDPNELREALCSLGFAVSPVVLDLLVSKFDKSGGKDKAIEYDNFIECCLTVKGLTEKFREKDCTYSGSATFTYEAFMLTVLPLFVV, encoded by the exons ATGTCTGGCTATGCTCATCCTCCAGCCAGCTTCCGCTGCCGTGCTCCACCGGCACACCAACCACAAACTTACGCAGCCGATCCTCCAAACGGTGCGCCGGAACCTTCTCAGCCCTGCGATGCACCCTGCAGCGCACCACCTCCGTGCGACAAGCCCCCAAAGGACAAACCCAACTCCTATGCATCTCCACCCGCACCTGGCTATTACCCACGGTCAGCTCCATATGGAAGCCCGTTCGCCTCACTAGTACCCTCCGCTTTTCCTCCAGGGACGGATCCCAACGTCGTTGCGGGCTTTCGACTCGCTGATCAGGACGGCAGTGGGTTTATTGACGACAAGGAGTTGCAGAGAGTACTCTCTAGTTGTGATCAGAGCTTCAGTTTGAGGACCGTTCGTCTTCTCATGTATCATTTCACCAACACCAACACCAGGAAGATCG GGCCGAAGGAATTCACTTCGGTGTATTACAGTCTTCAGAACTGGAGG GCCATGTTTGAGAGATTTGATAAGGATAGGAGTGGAAGGATTGATCCTAATGAGCTGAGGGAGGCTCTATGCAGTTTAGGATTTGCTGTCTCACCAGTCGTTTTGGATTTGCTGGTTTCTAAGTTTGATAAAAGTGGAGGCAAAGATAAGGCCATTGAATATGACAATTTCATTGA GTGCTGTCTTACTGTCAAG GGCCTGACTGAGAAATTCAGAGAAAAGGACTGCACATACTCTGGTTCGGCAACTTTCACTTACGAGGCCTTCATGTTAACAGTTTTGCCATTGTTTGTAGTATGA
- the LOC110650002 gene encoding calcium-binding protein CBP isoform X2: MSGYAHPPASFRCRAPPAHQPQTYAADPPNGAPEPSQPCDAPCSAPPPCDKPPKDKPNSYASPPAPGYYPRSAPYGSPFASLVPSAFPPGTDPNVVAGFRLADQDGSGFIDDKELQRVLSSCDQSFSLRTVRLLMYHFTNTNTRKIGPKEFTSVYYSLQNWRAMFERFDKDRSGRIDPNELREALCSLGFAVSPVVLDLLVSKFDKSGGKDKAIEYDNFIEA, encoded by the exons ATGTCTGGCTATGCTCATCCTCCAGCCAGCTTCCGCTGCCGTGCTCCACCGGCACACCAACCACAAACTTACGCAGCCGATCCTCCAAACGGTGCGCCGGAACCTTCTCAGCCCTGCGATGCACCCTGCAGCGCACCACCTCCGTGCGACAAGCCCCCAAAGGACAAACCCAACTCCTATGCATCTCCACCCGCACCTGGCTATTACCCACGGTCAGCTCCATATGGAAGCCCGTTCGCCTCACTAGTACCCTCCGCTTTTCCTCCAGGGACGGATCCCAACGTCGTTGCGGGCTTTCGACTCGCTGATCAGGACGGCAGTGGGTTTATTGACGACAAGGAGTTGCAGAGAGTACTCTCTAGTTGTGATCAGAGCTTCAGTTTGAGGACCGTTCGTCTTCTCATGTATCATTTCACCAACACCAACACCAGGAAGATCG GGCCGAAGGAATTCACTTCGGTGTATTACAGTCTTCAGAACTGGAGG GCCATGTTTGAGAGATTTGATAAGGATAGGAGTGGAAGGATTGATCCTAATGAGCTGAGGGAGGCTCTATGCAGTTTAGGATTTGCTGTCTCACCAGTCGTTTTGGATTTGCTGGTTTCTAAGTTTGATAAAAGTGGAGGCAAAGATAAGGCCATTGAATATGACAATTTCATTGA GGCCTGA